Below is a genomic region from Clostridiaceae bacterium.
AGTTAAAGTGAACGGAGAGCAAGAAACCAGAAGAGGCAGGAAATTAAGAAAAAGTGATATAGTAGAAGTCAATGGCAGAATTTTTGAAATTGTATGAACTTTAAAAATTTACATAAAAATAATCAAAAATAGGATTGGGGTAAACTGCTTTTGTTCATTAAAACTATACGACTAAAGAACTTTAGAAATTATGAATCCTTAGACTTGGATTTTTCAAAAAATATTAATGTACTTTACGGAGAAAATGCTCAGGGAAAAACTAACATCCTTGAGTCCATTTTTTTATGTGCTTCAGGAAGATCACACCGTACTTCAAAAGATGCGGAAATGGTGATGGTGGGAAAAAATGGATATGTTGTGGAACTGATAGTCCGGAGAAAAGACAGAGATGTAAAAATAGAAATATGCTATGATTTAAATGAGCGAAAAAAAATAAGAATAAATGAAATACCTGAAAAAAAAATAGGTAGCTTAATAGGGAATTTAAATGCAGTTATATTTTCACCTGAAGATTTAGATATTATTAAGGACGGCCCTTCTGCCAGAAGAAGATTTTTAGATATTACAATAAGTCAAATAAGTCCAGGTTATTTTTATGATCTGCAGCAATATGGAAAAATACTTGCAAATAGAAATTATTTATTAAGAGAAATACCAAAAAATAGTAAACTAATTGATACACTTGATATTTGGAGCAGAAACCTGGCAGATGTTGGCTCAAGAATAATTATTGCCAGACAAAAATTCATCAGAAATATTAATTTAAAATTAAGAAAAAATCATAGCAAGCTTACAGCTGGTAAAGAATCTCTTGAACTGGTTTATAGACCTTCTGTTAATATTTGTGAACTTGAATATGAAAAGGAGATTGCTGAAATATTCTTTAAGACATTACAAAAAGAAAGGCAAAAGGAAATATTAAAAGCAACTACTTTGTATGGGCCTCAAAGAGATGACTTCGATTTAATGCTAAATAAAATGGATGTTAAGTTATATGGTTCCCAAGGTCAGCAAAGAACTTGTGTTTTATCTGTTAAATTATCTGAAGTTGATATAATGCAGGAAGAAACCGGTGAGCTTCCTGTGCTGCTTTTAGATGATGTTATGTCTGAACTGGATAACAACAGACAGGAATTTTTACTAAATTCTATTAAAGATATTCAGGTTTTTGTTACTTGTACAAATAAAAATATTTTTCTTCATGACAATATACACGGCATTAGATTTTTTAAAGTTGAAAAGGGCGAAGTTGTAAGACAGTAAATATTAAGTCAAAAATATTTATTTAAAAATTAAAAAGAATCATCAGCTGTATTATATATGATGAAATAAGTTAGTGTAAAATTACTTTGGGAAAAAACCAAAAAATAAAAGATAAGAGTATCTCTCCTGTGATATCATGTAATTTATGAAGAACCACAATAATCACAGAAAAGGAGATACTCTTATGGAACTAA
It encodes:
- the recF gene encoding DNA replication/repair protein RecF, with protein sequence MFIKTIRLKNFRNYESLDLDFSKNINVLYGENAQGKTNILESIFLCASGRSHRTSKDAEMVMVGKNGYVVELIVRRKDRDVKIEICYDLNERKKIRINEIPEKKIGSLIGNLNAVIFSPEDLDIIKDGPSARRRFLDITISQISPGYFYDLQQYGKILANRNYLLREIPKNSKLIDTLDIWSRNLADVGSRIIIARQKFIRNINLKLRKNHSKLTAGKESLELVYRPSVNICELEYEKEIAEIFFKTLQKERQKEILKATTLYGPQRDDFDLMLNKMDVKLYGSQGQQRTCVLSVKLSEVDIMQEETGELPVLLLDDVMSELDNNRQEFLLNSIKDIQVFVTCTNKNIFLHDNIHGIRFFKVEKGEVVRQ